Proteins encoded in a region of the Raphanus sativus cultivar WK10039 chromosome 8, ASM80110v3, whole genome shotgun sequence genome:
- the LOC108821135 gene encoding cytosolic sulfotransferase 7, which translates to MDVSEISKYLQRDEQETISLISSLPSDIDFNGTKLFKYQSCWYDNKTLQGILNFQRGFKPQETDIIISSLPKSGTTWLKALTVALLERSKHSTNHPLLSDNPHGLVPVLELRLYIETSKPDLTNFSSTNPRLFATHVPFHTLQEALKSTPCKVVYVWRNVKDALVSLWFFECANHKIKIDEERSLLESMFDSFCRGVSYYGPFWEQVLSYWRGSLEDSKNVLFLRYEELKIEPSAQVKRLAEFLGVPFSVEEEESGCVEKILYLCSLDNLKNLEVNKTGKTARGVEHKNFFRKGEVGDSKNYLTPEMEKKIDMIIEERFRGSDLKL; encoded by the coding sequence atggatGTGAGTGAGATCTCAAAATACCTTCAGAGAGACGAACAAGAAACCATAAGTTTGATCTCTTCACTTCCTTCAGACATAGACTTCAACGGAACCAAGTTGTTCAAGTACCAATCATGTTGGTACGACAACAAAACTCTGCAAGGAATCCTCAACTTCCAAAGAGGTTTCAAACCACAAGAAACCGATATAATCATCTCTTCGCTCCCAAAGTCCGGCACAACTTGGCTCAAAGCTCTCACAGTAGCTCTCCTAGAGAGATCAAAACACTCTACTAACCATCCACTTCTATCTGACAACCCTCATGGCTTAGTACCAGTCCTCGAGCTCAGGCTATACATCGAAACCTCGAAACCAGATCTGACCAATTTCTCATCAACAAACCCGAGGCTATTCGCGACTCATGTACCGTTCCACACGCTTCAAGAGGCTCTCAAGAGCACTCCCTGTAAGGTCGTGTACGTTTGGAGGAACGTGAAGGACGCGTTGGTGTCTCTTTGGTTTTTCGAGTGCGCTAATCATAAGATCAAGATAGATGAAGAAAGAAGCTTGTTGGAGTCGATGTTCGACTCTTTTTGTCGAGGAGTTAGCTACTATGGACCGTTTTGGGAACAAGTGTTGAGCTATTGGAGAGGAAGCTTGGAAGACTCCAAGAATGTGCTATTCCTGAGGTACGAGGAGTTGAAGATAGAGCCGAGTGCTCAGGTTAAGAGACTTGCCGAGTTCTTGGGTGTTCCTTTTTCtgtggaggaagaagagagtggATGTGTGGAAAAGATCTTATACCTTTGCTCGTTGGATAACTTGAAGAACTTGGAGGTAAACAAGACTGGAAAAACGGCTAGAGGCGTGGAACACAAGAATTTTTTCCGTAAAGGGGAAGTTGGTGACTCAAAGAACTATCTGACTCCtgaaatggagaagaagattgacaTGATCATCGAGGAGAGATTTCGAGGTTCGGATTTGAAACTCTGA
- the LOC130499204 gene encoding OVARIAN TUMOR DOMAIN-containing deubiquitinating enzyme 1-like yields the protein MQNQNDTVKDDAELAASISAMKGEEWGCCSVEEPSFQEDEAAKVPYVGDKEPLSSLSAEYQAGSPILLEKIKILDSQYVAIRRTRGDGNCFFRSFMFSYLEHVLESQDVAEVDRIKVNVEKCRKTLQNLGYTDFTFEDFFALFLEQLDDILQGSEESISYDELVNRSRDQSVSDYIVMFFRFVTAGEIRTRAEFFEPFITGLSNTTVDQFCKTSVEPMGEESDHIHITALSDALGVAIRVVYLDRSSCGDIGGVTVNHHDFVPVGTNDEKKEEEASAAPFITLLYRPGHYDILYPKVLDDVEK from the exons ATGCAGAATCAGAATGATACGGTGAAGGATGATGCGGAACTCGCTGCTTCCATATCGGCGATGAAAGGTGAAGAATGGGGATGTTGCTCAGTGGAGGAACCTTCTTTTCAAGAAGATGAAGCTGCCAAGGTTCCTTATGTTGGTGATAAG GAGCCTCTCTCTAGTTTATCTGCAGAGTACCAAGCTGGGAGTCCCATTTTGCTTGAGAAGATTAAG ATACTGGACAGTCAGTATGTTGCAATCAGGCGGACCAGAGGCGATGGAAACTGCTTCTTCCGAAGTTTTATGTTCTCTTACCTC GAGCATGTTTTGGAATCGCAAGATGTTGCTGAAGTGGATCGTATCAAGGTCAACGTTGAAAAATGTAGAAAGACTCTGCAAAACTTAGGTTATACGGATTTCACATTTGAGGACTTCTTTGCG TTGTTCCTAGAGCAACTAGATGACATTCTCCAAGGAAGTGAAGAGTCTATCAG CTATGATGAGCTAGTTAACAGGAGTAGAGATCAGTCTGTCTCCGACTACA TTGTAATGTTCTTCAGGTTTGTTACTGCTGGTGAAATACGAACGCGTGCTGAGTTCTTTGAGCCCTTTATAACAGGATTATCAAACACCACAGTGGATCAG TTTTGCAAGACATCGGTTGAACCGATGGGGGAAGAGAGTGACCATATTCACATAACTGCTTTGTCGGACGCGCTTGGTGTTGCAATCCGGGTTGTGTATCTTGACCGTAGCTCATGTGGTGATATTGGAGGTGTCACTGTGAACCATCACGACTTTGTTCCCGTTGGCACTAATGatgagaaaaaagaagaagaggctTCTGCTGCTCCCTTTATAACCTTGCTGTATCGTCCAGGCCATTACGATATCCTCTACCCCAAG GTTTTGGACGACGTGGAAAAATGA
- the LOC130498810 gene encoding F-box protein At5g18160-like produces the protein MEEQEVKKIHRATKDDDDDDGCQVDHIPLDLTLEIISRLPAKSIARFLSVSKLWSSFTTFPSLINSFASRSSSLPPRLLLTFSLHGKHFVFCFPQNQNHEGFYPPFYSYQITNPKYYGIKLSESVHGLILLRNLVVWNPTLRRLLTFPQPQQTISLKDLPYLGYCSYLGYDPLEGKHKVLFMLRMKYTDQPRVFTLGGQESWRIITKGRCPMHSPTGGYGRCFNGILYYEAHDTDGHRIIMSFDVKHENFNLIKLPEGCYQLPCHMTLHEGRLALVPRSVHFGKLDLYILKNPNRDEWLHEKCFLDIPASVFFNGVTAAGELVFTTAKKESLSIVYFNPSSNIMRVALFEGIVGGDFRRRYGLSSYGDIYNISVFPNHSETLVSF, from the coding sequence ATGGAGGAACAAGAGGTTAAGAAGATCCACAGAGCAacaaaagatgatgatgatgatgatggatgtCAAGTAGACCATATTCCTCTAGATCTAACCTTGGAGATAATTTCAAGACTTCCTGCGAAATCGATCGCAAGATTTCTCTCTGTATCCAAGCTCTGGTCTTCTTTCACCACATTCCCGAGTCTTATCAACTCCTTCGCGTCTCGGTCCTCTTCACTGCCACCGCGTCTTCTGCTCACCTTCTCACTACATGGGAAGCACTTCGTTTTCTGCTTTCCTCAAAACCAGAATCACGAGGGGTTTTATCCTCCTTTCTACAGTTATCAAATCACAAACCCTAAATATTATGGTATTAAGCTATCCGAGAGCGTCCATGGCTTGATTTTACTTAGGAATCTAGTAGTATGGAACCCAACCTTGAGACGGCTTTTAACCTTTCCACAACCCCAACAAACCATCTCGCTTAAAGATTTGCCTTATTTGGGATACTGTTCTTATCTGGGCTACGATCCTTTGGAAGGTAAACACAAAGTATTATTCATGTTGAGAATGAAATATACCGACCAGCCACGGGTTTTTACATTGGGAGGTCAAGAATCATGGAGAATAATAACCAAAGGACGTTGCCCTATGCATTCCCCAACTGGAGGATATGGGCGATGCTTCAATGGGATTCTGTATTATGAAGCTCATGATACTGATGGTCATCGTATAATAATGAGCTTTGATGTCAAACATGAAAACTTCAATCTTATAAAACTACCGGAAGGTTGTTATCAATTGCCGTGCCATATGACACTTCACGAGGGAAGGCTAGCCTTAGTTCCTAGAAGCGTTCACTTTGGCAAGCTTgatctatatattttgaaaaatccaaatagaGACGAATGGCTGCATGAAAAATGCTTTCTTGATATACCTGCTAGTGTATTTTTCAACGGTGTTACTGCTGCTGGTGAGCTTGTTTTTACCACCGCCAAGAAAGAATCACTTTCTATTGTATATTTCAATCCAAGTAGCAACATTATGAGGGTAGCTTTGTTTGAAGGAATTGTGGGTGGTGACTTTAGACGTCGTTATGGACTTTCTAGCTACGGCGATATATACAATATCAGTGTTTTCCCAAACCACTCCGAGACTCTTGTGTCTTTCTAA
- the LOC108819777 gene encoding ethylene-responsive transcription factor ERF087-like — MDFNGNSYVSSSSKSKKSHRQKQQQQQPQPQHNEEIKYVGVRRRPWGRYAAEIRNPTTKERYWLGTFDTAEEAALAYDRAARSIRGLTARTNFVYSDMPHGSSVTSFISPDESQRFISELFNPTSQQEATSNINNNNLYSSTNNQNQNSSELSYNGWTHESECGYQSINNNDEHCDHELPPFPPSTCFGAELMIPETDSYWNVVHASMDTFSFDELDGFVGQNSRFDSSSSPFLYQ; from the coding sequence ATGGATTTTAATGGTAACTCGTATGTCAGTTCTTCCTCTAAATCAAAAAAGAGCCATAGGCAaaagcagcaacaacaacagccGCAACCACAACATAACGAAGAAATAAAGTATGTAGGAGTGAGACGAAGGCCGTGGGGAAGATACGCAGCTGAAATAAGAAACCCGACGACAAAAGAGAGGTACTGGCTAGGTACTTTTGATACGGCCGAGGAAGCTGCATTGGCCTATGATAGAGCTGCACGGTCCATAAGAGGGTTGACTGCTCGGACCAACTTTGTTTACTCCGATATGCCTCATGGCTCCTCAGTAACTTCCTTCATCTCACCTGACGAATCCCAACGTTTCATTTCCGAGTTATTCAACCCTACAAGCCAACAAGAAGCTACTAGcaacatcaacaacaacaatctcTATTCATCGACGAACAACCAAAACCAGAACTCTAGTGAATTATCATACAATGGGTGGACACATGAGTCTGAATGTGGTTATCAATCTATCAACAATAATGATGAGCATTGTGATCATGAGCTTCCACCTTTTCCTCCAAGTACTTGTTTTGGAGCTGAACTTATGATTCCGGAGACCGATAGCTATTGGAATGTTGTGCATGCTAGCATGGATACGTTTTCCTTTGATGAGCTCGATGGCTTTGTGGGTCAAAACAGTAGGTTTGACTCTTCATCCTCCCCATTTCTCTACCAATAA
- the LOC108821999 gene encoding GEM-like protein 1: MSGHENHDDDVSRISTPSSASSDPKAPHSSDYAPYPKLDPNDVTPPPPAPVSGNNAATTMPPEFNPYVSPSPVPKNTMDSVKDTLGKWGKMAADATKKAQDLSGNVWQHLKTGPSVADAAVSRIAQGTKILAEGGYEKVFKQTFECFPDEQLRKTYACYLSTSAGPVMGVMYLSTHKLAFCSDTPLSYKEGDQTKWSYYKVVLPVNQLKAVNPSTSRVNTSEKYIQVISVDNHEFWFMGFVTYDSAVKSLQEAVQSHAP, from the exons aTGAGTGGGCACGAGAATCACGACGATGACGTCAGCCGGATCTCTACTCCCTCCTCCGCATCATCGGATCCCAAAGCTCCTCACTCCTCTGACTACGCTCCTTACCCTAAGCTCGATCCCAACGACGtcactcctcctcctcctgctccCGTCTCCGGCAACAACGCCGCCACCACCATGCCGCCTGAGTTCAATCCTTACGTCTCTCCTTCCCCTGTCCCCAAGA ATACGATGGACTCTGTGAAGGACACGCTTGGGAAATGGGGGAAGATGGCAGCAGACGCCACCAAGAAGGCTCAGGATCTCTCCGGGAACGTTTGGCAGCACT tGAAAACAGGACCAAGTGTAGCTGATGCTGCTGTTTCTCGAATCGCTCAGGGGACCAAGATACTTGCGGAAGGTGGATATGAGAAGGTCTTCAAGCAGACTTTTGAGTGCTTTCCCGATGAGCAGCTTCGCAAGACCTATGCTTGCTACTTGTCTACATCTGCTGGTCCTGTCATGGGTGTTATGTATCTTTCTACGCACAAGCTTGCGTTCTGTAGTGACACTCCTCTTTCCTACAAGGAAGGTGATCAGACCAAGTGGAGCTATTACAAG GTGGTACTTCCGGTGAACCAGCTGAAGGCAGTGAACCCGTCAACAAGCAGAGTGAACACGTCTGAGAAGTACATACAAGTGATTTCTGTCGACAACCACGAGTTCTGGTTTATGGGGTTTGTGACTTATGATAGCGCTGTGAAGAGCCTTCAAGAAGCTGTGCAGTCGCATGCTCCATGA
- the LOC130498610 gene encoding uncharacterized protein LOC130498610 encodes MASSYHGEPQEEEDTFEYHIQDDFDASILTPAQLVMLYELQKEYPGSAKTSLARRIRLELIKDRAELEGREVTKYEFNVAYDLKEVMDWAPPLQMEGEGPKVHWLSLLIPMISMHTKSS; translated from the exons ATGGCTTCAAGCTACCATGgggagccacaagaagaggaagacacatttgaatatcacattcaagatgactttgatgcaagtatactcacaccagcacaacttgtgatgttatatgagcttcagaaggagtacccggGGTCGGCAAAGACATCCCTAGCACGAAGGATCCGGTTGGAGCTTATTAAGGATCGAGCAGAGCTTGAAGGAAGGGAGGTTACCAAGTATGAGTTTAATGTTGCCTATGACCTTAAAGAGGTAATGGATTGGGCTCCACCACTCCAGATGGAAG gAGAAGGACCAAAGGTGCATTGGCTCAGCCTTTTGATACCTATGATTAGCATGCacacaaagtcaagctag
- the LOC108821391 gene encoding uncharacterized protein LOC108821391: protein MGHDNITRLASLLVKLPRVPSGWLCLHPRPDSDVGGGHKRRIKLVRSDGSSELYDRPVVVSELTRDFPKHKICRSDSLYIGQKTPVLSETDTLKLGLNYFLLPSDFFTNDLSFLTIAALKPPQSGGVLVRSKSAGTQQQQPFLIQKEGTGEKLKIRVSEEFMSELMMEGRKNKEEEEERENEERVCTTVKLKKDYVQLVGLRTWKPKLETIRETKATVEKKRKRKKFLMMKKRSSSCKDSSQTDSYSKRKLQSKLKSKAKNAILKK, encoded by the coding sequence ATGGGTCATGATAATATCACGAGGCTCGCGAGTCTACTCGTAAAGCTACCTAGAGTTCCATCTGGTTGGCTCTGTCTCCATCCCCGACCGGACAGCGATGTCGGAGGAGGACACAAACGACGGATCAAGCTCGTAAGATCCGACGGTTCCTCCGAGCTCTACGATCGTCCCGTAGTGGTCTCAGAGCTCACAAGAGACTTCCCAAAGCACAAAATCTGCAGATCAGACTCACTCTACATCGGACAGAAAACACCTGTTCTGTCGGAAACAGACACGCTTAAGCTCGGACTCAACTACTTTCTCCTCCCGTCTGATTTCTTCACCAACGATCTCTCTTTCCTCACCATCGCCGCCTTGAAACCTCCTCAAAGCGGAGGCGTTTTGGTCAGATCAAAATCCGCCGGgactcagcagcagcagccgtTTCTTATACAGAAGGAAGGAACAGGAGAGAAGCTAAAGATTCGTGTGTCAGAAGAGTTCATGTCGGAGTTAATGATGGAaggaagaaaaaacaaagaagaggaagaagaaagagagaacgaAGAGAGAGTTTGCACGACGGTGAAACTGAAGAAAGACTATGTTCAGTTAGTTGGTCTACGGACATGGAAGCCAAAGCTAGAGACGATAAGAGAGACGAAAGCGACGgtggagaagaagaggaagagaaagaagttTCTTATGATGAAGAAGAGATCATCATCATGCAAAGATTCTTCTCAAACTGATTCATATTCGAAGCGTAAGCTTCAATCAAAACTCAAGTCCAAAGCTAAGAACGCAATTCTGAAAAAATAG